The window TGGTATTAAAATTTCAGATTATGCGTTACCAATCATTGCTGCTGGGGCATTTTTACTATTCTTCTTTAAAAATAAACGTTTACAATATTTAGGCCAAGTTGTATTTGGTTTTGGTGGACTATTCCTAGGACTAAAAATAATGGGTGATGGATTAAAACCATTAACACATGTACAAGCGTTCCATGACTTAACCGTTTCGATGAGTACCAATCCAATACTTGGAGTAGTAATAGGAACTGTGTTTACAGTCATTGTTCAAAGTTCAAGTGCAACTATTGGGGTCCTTCAAGAATTATTCGGACAAGGTGCTTTATCATTACAAGCAGCGTTACCTGTTTTATTCGGTGACAATATTGGAACAACCATTACTGCTGTTCTAGCTTCTATAGGTGCTTCAGTTGCTGCTAGAAGAGCTGCATTAACTCATGTAATCTTTAATGTCGTAGGTGCCACAATTATTATCATCATAATTGTACCTTTTACAATATTAATTGATAACATCCAACAAGCATTACAATTAAATCCACAAATGACAATTGCATTTGCACACGGTATTTTCAACGTGTCCAACGTAATCATTCAATTTCCATTTATTGCATTACTAGCTATATTAGTTACTAAACTAATTCCTGGACAAGATAGTGCAGTGGAATATAAAGCAAATAAATTAGATCCATTATTTATTGAACAATCACCTTCATTAGCATTAGGTCAAGCAAAAGAAGAAGTTGTTCGCATGGGTGAATTATCGGTTGTAGGTCTTGAAGAAACAAAAGCTTACTTAGTAAATGGAACTCCTAAACATGCAGAAGTAGGTTTCCAGCTTGAAGATGCAATTAATAATATGGATCGTAAGATTACCGACTATTTAGTAAAACTATCTTCTGCTTCTTTATCTGCAAATGAATCGGAAGAACATTCGATGTTAATGGATTCAGTACGTGACATTGAACGTATCGGTGACCACTTTGAAAATATCCTAGAGTTAGTTGATTACCAAATCTCTAATAAAGTAAAACTTACTGATCAAGCTGATCAAGATCTAGATGAAATGTTCACATTAACTATTAAAACGGTACAAGAAGCTGTTGAAGCTTTAAAAACTGGTAATAAAGAATTAGCAAGAGATGTAAAATTAAAAGAAGACCAAATTGACAGAATGGAACGTACTCTTCGTAAGAAACATATTATGCGTTTAAATGACGGATTATGTTCTGGTCAATCAGGAATCGTATTTGTTGATATTATTAGTAACTTAGAGCGTGTCGGTGACCATGCAGTTAATATCGCTGAGGCTGTTCTAGGAGAAAGTCACGGTACATTATAATAAATGGGAGACGGGGGAATTTAATTCTCCCGTTTTCTTATATTTTCTATAAAGGAGAAAGTGATGATGGATTTCATTTATTGGCTACTATTATCTATATTAATCGTTCTTTCTTTTGTCGGGTTAATATACCCAATCATTCCAAGCGTTTTATTGTTGGTTGGAGCATTTTTGTTATATGGAGTATTTTTCACTTTCGAACCTTTCTCTTTTTTGTTTTGGGCAATACAGCTTTCTTTTGTTGCTTTGCTTTTTGTAACAGATTATGTAGCGAGTGTTATTGGTGTAAAAAAGTTTGGAGGTAGTAATTATTCTGTTTGGGGTAGTACGCTTGGGTTAATTGTTGGACCATTTGTTATTCCGGTTATTGGAATTATTGCGGGACCTTTTATTGGAGCTTTTATTGCAGAAATTATTTTTTCTAAAAAATCGTTAAAAGAAGCAATGAAAATAGGTACAGGTTCTGTAGTAGGTTTATTTACAAGTATTGTAGCAAAAGGAATCATTCAAATAATAATGGTTGTATATTTCATAATTGTAGTCCTTTAATATTGACAGAATATTCGTCACATGTTAATTTATAACAAAACATTATACACGGACCCTTAGCTCAGTTGGTTAGAGCAGACGGCTCATAACCGTCCGGTCGCAGGTTCGAGTCCTGCAGGGTCCATACAAACTAGAAACCTCTTAATAATATTGGTTTCTTTTTTTATATGATTGTGGATAAAATTGGATTATATAATGGATATTATATAAGATAAGGATGTACCGCATTAATTAATAAAAAGAGGTGTTCCATTTTGAAAAAAATTGGTGTATTAACAAGTGGTGGAGATTCACCAGGAATGAATGCCGCAGTTAGGGCGGTTGTCAGAAAAGCAATCTATCATAATATAGAAGTTTACGGTATTTACCAAGGCTATGCTGGATTAATATCTGGGAATATAAAAAAATTAGAGTTAGGATCTGTAGGTGACATCATTCATCGCGGCGGAACCATTTTGTACACTGCAAGATGTGAAGAGTTTAAAACATTAGAAGGTCAAAAGAAAGGAATCCAACAATTAAATAAGTTTGGCATTGAAGGGCTTATTGTAATTGGTGGGGACGGTTCTTATAAAGGTGCGCAAAAGCTAACTGAACATGGATATCCGTGTATAGGTTTACCAGGAACTATTGATAATGATATAGCCGGAACAGATTTTACGATTGGGTTTAATACTGCCTTACATACTGTTATTGATGCAATAGACAAAATACGTGATACAGCTACTAGTCATGAACGTACTTTTATTATTGAAGTTATGGGTCGCCATGCTGGAGATATTGCCTTATGGGCAGGACTAGCTGGTGGTGCGGAATCTATTATCATTCCAGAAGTAGGGTATCAATTGGAAGAAGTAGTTTCTCGTATTCAAAAAGGTTTAGAGCGTGGTAAGAAACATACCATAATTGTATTAGCTGAAGGAGTGTGCAGCGGTACTGATTTTGCACAGCAATTAGAAGCAGCCGCTAATATTGATACGCGGGTATCAGTATTAGGACATATACAGCGTGGCGGTTCACCAACCGCTTTTGATCGTGTCCTTTCGAGTAGATTAGGTGCACGAGCTGTAGAATTATTAGTAGAGGGAAAATCAGGACGAGCTGTTGGAATGGAAAACAACAGATTAGTTGATTATACATTTGATGAAGTTTTTGCAATGCCACATACAATCGATGAAAGTATGTATAGACTTTCAAAAGAGTTATCGATTTAAGATGGAATGAATAAAAACAAGCGAAAAAAGAAAATATAAAATTTGTTTGAGGCAGATTGTTTGAAACTAGAATATATTTTTGGTAATCTTGAGTTAAAGAAACCGGTAGTTAATACTGCCAAGTTTCAGAAATTTCTACATATTAAAATTTGGAGGAGATATTTATGGCATACGAATTACCGCAATTACCTTATGCTTATGACGCTTTAGAACCACACATTGACAAGGAAACAATGAACATTCACCACACAAAACACCACAACACTTACATTACAAATGTAAACGCAGCTTTAGAAGGTCATGCTGATCTTGCAGCTAAAAGTGCAGAAGAATTAATTGCTAACCTTGACGCTGTACCTGAAAACATCCGTGCTGCAGTTCGCAACAACGGTGGTGGTCACGCTAACCATAGCTTATTCTGGACACTTTTAACTCCAGGTGGAGCAAGTGAGCCAACAGGTGAATTAGCTGACGCTATCAATAGCAAATTCGGAAGCTTAGAAAACTTCAAAGAAGAGTTCTCTAAAGCAGGTGCAACTCGCTTCGGTTCTGGTTGGGCTTGGTTAGTAGTAAACAATGGTGAGTTAGAAGTAATGAGCACACCAAATCAAGACTCTCCAATCATGGAAGGTAAAACTCCAGTTTTAGGTCTTGACGTTTGGGAGCATGCTTACTACTTAAACTACCAAAACCGTCGTCCTGATTACATTTCTGCATTCTTCAATGTAATCAACTGGGATGTAGTTGCTGACCTTTACAGCAAAGCAAAATAATAATATAAAATTGACGCCTGTTCCTTTTCGGAATAGGTGTTTTTTATTGTTTTACTCTCATACGAAGATGTATCGAGCAGTGTTTTTCGTTTCATGATTAAGAACACTTAACAATTACTTACTTGTGTTTCAATTCGTATGGGTTGTGTTTCAATTTGCATCCGTTTTGTTTCAATTTGAGAAATTTGCGTTTCAATCCAAACGCTCGTCTTTCCATGTGTTTCAATACATATATGTTGTGTTTCAATTCGTGCAACTTGTGTTTCAATTTGGGTAATTTGTGTTTCAACCCTACACCTGGCATTTCCGTCTTAGTTAATTTGCTCCTAAAATTTAATTATTTTTCGGTAAAAACTAACATTCCAAACTAAAACACATATCTAAAGTTCCTTTAAGCCAAAATAACGGTAAGTTAAAGGAGCGAGTACATATGGTTAGATTGAGAAAAGTAATTGGAGACGTAGAAGTTAATAAAGATTTAATATTGTTACTTGTCATTGGTGGCCTGTATTCATTAAGTATCGCCTTATCTAATACGTTTGTGAACGTCTATTTATGGAAGCAATCTGGTGAGTTTAAAGATTTAGGAATGTACAACTTAGCTATTGTCATATTACAACCTCTAACTTTTATATTAGCTGGCAGGTGGGCAAAAAGAATAGACAGAGTTATTGTATTAAGATTAGGTGTTATCTTCCTTGCAATATTTTACATAATGGTACTGTTCATCGGTGAAAATGCCTCATCCTTTCTGCTTTTATTAGGAGGATTACTAGGTGTCGGTTATGGATTTTACTGGCTAGCCTTTAACGTGCTAACTTTTGAAATTACTGAACCGGAAACAAGAGACTTTTTTAATGGTTTCTTAGGGATCTTAACGTCGCTTGGAGGAATGATTGGCCCGATAGCTGCTGGACTAATTATCTCCAATATGGCTAAATTTACGGGCTATACTGTTATCTTCTCTACATCACTCCTACTATTCTCAGCTGCAGTCGTATTAAGTTTTTTCCTAAGAAGAAGAGGTGCAGAAGGGAGCTACGAGCTATTTTCTATAATTAAAGAACGAAAAGTGAATAAAAACTGGAGCAATGTGACAGCGGCACACTTTTTTCAGGGACTCCGAGAAGGAACTTTTATCTTTGCGGTTTCTGTTTTAGTTTTTATTACGACGGATAGTGAATTGGCTCTCGGTACATTTGGGTTAGTCAACTCAGCAGTAGCATTTGTTTGTTATTATTTAGCAACAAGACTTATTAAGAAACATATGCGTAAAAAATCGATATTAATTGGAGGACTACTTTTATATGCAGCGGTTTTCTTATTAGTATTTGAGCTAACCTATATTAAATTGTTAATGTATGCAGTAGTTATTGCAATTGCTTACCCAATTCTTTTAGTACCGTACATATCTATCACGTATGATGTAATAGGTAAAAGTAAAAATGCTGCTGAAATGAGAATTGAATATGTAGTAGTACGTGAGTTGTTCCTTAATGGTGGAAGAGCTGTTTCCATTCTTATGTTCTTAGTAGCTGTCATATTTTTTGATGAAGCAAAAAGTATCCCGGTTTTGTTAGTTATCATAGGTGCAGGCCACGCGTTAATTTATCCCTTTATTAGGAAGGTCAATTTAGAACAAAGTCCACCAACTAAACAACCTCCACAAACGGTTGTTTCCACATTAAGAGATGGAGAAGGGGAGTCAACTCCGTAACTAATCTGAGTTAATTTCATAATTACGGTTCGTTGAATGAAAAACGAAAATATTTGGATATGAAGATAAATATGTTCGTATATAAAGTAGTAATTAAATCTTTATTTACAAGTGATATATTTAGTTTTTCGTTTAGTAGTCATAAATTATGAAACGAACTCATTTATTAATAGAAAAAATCAGCTTTTTCATTTAAAATGGAGAATAGGAAAATAAGAATGAAAAGGTGGAATACATGACTTCCCAAAATAAAAAGAAAAAAAAGAAAAATATGCCTAATAGATTAAACCTTCTTTTCTTTGCAGTATTTTTACTATTCTCAGGTCTTGTCCTAAGACTTGGGTTCGTGCAAATTGTTCACGGTGAAAATTACCGAAAAGAGGTAGACCGCACAGAGAACATTACCGTAAATGCTCCAGTGCCACGTGGAAAAATATACGATCGAAACGGCAATGTTGTGGTAGACAATAAACCGTTAAACGCAATTACGTATACTCGTACGCAATCTACACCGCGTAGAGAAATGATCGAAGTTGCTGAAAAATTAGCACAGATGATTGAGTTTGAAGATAAATTTGAAGAGAAAATTCAATTTCGTGACAAACAAGACTTCTGGATTATTAGAAATCCAGAAGAAGCAAGAGCATTGATAACAGATGAAGATCGGGAGAAAGTGAACGAGGGAGAATTGGAAGAGAAAGATTTGTATCCTCTACAACTAAGTAGGATTACGGAAGAAATGGTAAGTGAATTTACTTTAGAAGACTTAAAGATTTTATCCATATTTAGGCAAATGAATAGTGGTTATGCTTTAACTCCTCAAACGATAAAAAATGAAAATGTAAGTGATAGAGAATATGCCATCATTAGTGAACGTTTAAGTGACCTTCCTGGTGTGGATACAACAGTGGACTGGGACAGAGATCGATTGTTTGATAATACTCTAGGTTCCTTGTTAGGAAAAGTGGGGGATATTCCAAGCGAAAGAGCTACAGAATTACTTGCAAGAGGATATAGTCGTAACGATAGAGTAGGTACTAGCCAATTAGAATATCAATATGAAAATGTACTTCAAGGACAAAAAGCCCGTGTGCGTAATGTGACAGACCAAAGTGGGAACTTATTAATGCAAGAACCCGTATTTCCAGGTCAACGTGGGAAAGATTTGGTTCTATCTATTGATATGGAATTTCAGTTAGAAGTGGAAAAGATTATTGAATCTGAGTTGCTTGAAGCAAAACAAAATAGTTATGCAGAGTTTTTGGATCGTGCTTTTGTTGTTGTTTTAGATCCAAACACTGGAGAAGTTTTATCGTTAGCAGGGAAAGTTGTTAATAAAGACGAAAATGGACAATGGAAGTTAGTTGACAATGCCCTAGGAACTATTTTAGAAGCATATGAGGCTGGTTCTACTATAAAAGGTGCAACCATCTTGGCAGGATTTGACACTGGAGTTATTTCTCCGGGAACTGTTTTATATGATACACCGATTTCCATCGCTTCCACACCTACGAAAAGGTCTTGGCAAACAATGGGGAACATTAACGATCTTGAAGCGCTAGAACGTTCTTCAAACGTTTACATGTTTAGAACAGCTATGTTTATGGCTGGAGGGAATTATGTTAGAAATCAACCACTTCCTATCAGAGCAACTGCTTTTGAAGACTTCAGAAGTTATTTAGCTCAATTCGGCCTTGGTGTTCATACAGGAATTGATTTACCAAGTGAATCAACAGGTTTAAAAGGTCCCGGGAAAGCCTCGGGGTTAATACTCGATTTAGCGATTGGTCAATACGACTTGTATACGACGATGCAATTAGCACAATATGTTTCTACTATTGCAAATGGTGGTTATCGCCTAAGACCTCAAATTGTTCGAGAAATTTTAGAACCAAGTGGAGGGGAAAAATCAGGTCAAGTGTTACAGCCTTTCAAACCTGAAGTTCTAAATAGACTAACCATGAGTGATGATCACATTAGCCGGGTACAAGAAGGTTTCCGAAGAGTTTATTTTGGTAGTAGAGGAACTGCAGCTGGTTCTAGTGCAAAGCAATATAAACCTGCTGGTAAAACTGGTACAGCTCAGAAAAACTTTAGTATCTACACTAGAGATGAAGAAGGTAAAATTATTAGTGAAAGAAAAATTAATTCCAACCATACAAACCTTGTTGGTTATGCTCCTTACGATAACCCAGAAATGGCGTTTGCGGTGGTTGTTCCTTTTGCTTCTACAAACACACAAGTTTCTGGTGGTGTTAACTCTAAGATTGGAGACCGAATAATTG is drawn from Bacillus alkalisoli and contains these coding sequences:
- a CDS encoding Na/Pi cotransporter family protein, translated to MELDVQRIIFEFIGGLGIFLFGIKYMGDGLQKSAGDKLRDILDKTTTNPFMGVLAGIFVTILLQTSTGTTVLTIGLVNAGFMTLRQAIGVIMGANIGTTVTAFIIGIKISDYALPIIAAGAFLLFFFKNKRLQYLGQVVFGFGGLFLGLKIMGDGLKPLTHVQAFHDLTVSMSTNPILGVVIGTVFTVIVQSSSATIGVLQELFGQGALSLQAALPVLFGDNIGTTITAVLASIGASVAARRAALTHVIFNVVGATIIIIIIVPFTILIDNIQQALQLNPQMTIAFAHGIFNVSNVIIQFPFIALLAILVTKLIPGQDSAVEYKANKLDPLFIEQSPSLALGQAKEEVVRMGELSVVGLEETKAYLVNGTPKHAEVGFQLEDAINNMDRKITDYLVKLSSASLSANESEEHSMLMDSVRDIERIGDHFENILELVDYQISNKVKLTDQADQDLDEMFTLTIKTVQEAVEALKTGNKELARDVKLKEDQIDRMERTLRKKHIMRLNDGLCSGQSGIVFVDIISNLERVGDHAVNIAEAVLGESHGTL
- a CDS encoding superoxide dismutase, whose translation is MAYELPQLPYAYDALEPHIDKETMNIHHTKHHNTYITNVNAALEGHADLAAKSAEELIANLDAVPENIRAAVRNNGGGHANHSLFWTLLTPGGASEPTGELADAINSKFGSLENFKEEFSKAGATRFGSGWAWLVVNNGELEVMSTPNQDSPIMEGKTPVLGLDVWEHAYYLNYQNRRPDYISAFFNVINWDVVADLYSKAK
- a CDS encoding peptidoglycan D,D-transpeptidase FtsI family protein, with translation MTSQNKKKKKKNMPNRLNLLFFAVFLLFSGLVLRLGFVQIVHGENYRKEVDRTENITVNAPVPRGKIYDRNGNVVVDNKPLNAITYTRTQSTPRREMIEVAEKLAQMIEFEDKFEEKIQFRDKQDFWIIRNPEEARALITDEDREKVNEGELEEKDLYPLQLSRITEEMVSEFTLEDLKILSIFRQMNSGYALTPQTIKNENVSDREYAIISERLSDLPGVDTTVDWDRDRLFDNTLGSLLGKVGDIPSERATELLARGYSRNDRVGTSQLEYQYENVLQGQKARVRNVTDQSGNLLMQEPVFPGQRGKDLVLSIDMEFQLEVEKIIESELLEAKQNSYAEFLDRAFVVVLDPNTGEVLSLAGKVVNKDENGQWKLVDNALGTILEAYEAGSTIKGATILAGFDTGVISPGTVLYDTPISIASTPTKRSWQTMGNINDLEALERSSNVYMFRTAMFMAGGNYVRNQPLPIRATAFEDFRSYLAQFGLGVHTGIDLPSESTGLKGPGKASGLILDLAIGQYDLYTTMQLAQYVSTIANGGYRLRPQIVREILEPSGGEKSGQVLQPFKPEVLNRLTMSDDHISRVQEGFRRVYFGSRGTAAGSSAKQYKPAGKTGTAQKNFSIYTRDEEGKIISERKINSNHTNLVGYAPYDNPEMAFAVVVPFASTNTQVSGGVNSKIGDRIIEAYFTLQERRAKGQPNIQEQEELEEQEDMEETEEEND
- a CDS encoding MFS transporter, which gives rise to MVRLRKVIGDVEVNKDLILLLVIGGLYSLSIALSNTFVNVYLWKQSGEFKDLGMYNLAIVILQPLTFILAGRWAKRIDRVIVLRLGVIFLAIFYIMVLFIGENASSFLLLLGGLLGVGYGFYWLAFNVLTFEITEPETRDFFNGFLGILTSLGGMIGPIAAGLIISNMAKFTGYTVIFSTSLLLFSAAVVLSFFLRRRGAEGSYELFSIIKERKVNKNWSNVTAAHFFQGLREGTFIFAVSVLVFITTDSELALGTFGLVNSAVAFVCYYLATRLIKKHMRKKSILIGGLLLYAAVFLLVFELTYIKLLMYAVVIAIAYPILLVPYISITYDVIGKSKNAAEMRIEYVVVRELFLNGGRAVSILMFLVAVIFFDEAKSIPVLLVIIGAGHALIYPFIRKVNLEQSPPTKQPPQTVVSTLRDGEGESTP
- a CDS encoding DUF456 domain-containing protein; protein product: MDFIYWLLLSILIVLSFVGLIYPIIPSVLLLVGAFLLYGVFFTFEPFSFLFWAIQLSFVALLFVTDYVASVIGVKKFGGSNYSVWGSTLGLIVGPFVIPVIGIIAGPFIGAFIAEIIFSKKSLKEAMKIGTGSVVGLFTSIVAKGIIQIIMVVYFIIVVL
- the pfkA gene encoding 6-phosphofructokinase, with the translated sequence MKKIGVLTSGGDSPGMNAAVRAVVRKAIYHNIEVYGIYQGYAGLISGNIKKLELGSVGDIIHRGGTILYTARCEEFKTLEGQKKGIQQLNKFGIEGLIVIGGDGSYKGAQKLTEHGYPCIGLPGTIDNDIAGTDFTIGFNTALHTVIDAIDKIRDTATSHERTFIIEVMGRHAGDIALWAGLAGGAESIIIPEVGYQLEEVVSRIQKGLERGKKHTIIVLAEGVCSGTDFAQQLEAAANIDTRVSVLGHIQRGGSPTAFDRVLSSRLGARAVELLVEGKSGRAVGMENNRLVDYTFDEVFAMPHTIDESMYRLSKELSI